A genomic region of Eucalyptus grandis isolate ANBG69807.140 chromosome 5, ASM1654582v1, whole genome shotgun sequence contains the following coding sequences:
- the LOC104445196 gene encoding uncharacterized protein LOC104445196 → MYPSNDVDLHARRKQFDACQLKFVGLIRGSYYGKLLSELAWNRMETVKKIEVPCGSSVVCLNLEEDAQVNRDTSGNSLTFEDRTTQFLPSSSKSSSHAGRSTWKLV, encoded by the exons ATGTATCCTTCGAATG ATGTGGATCTTCATGCTAGAAGGAAGCAATTCGATGCTTGCCAGCTAAAGTTTGTGGGGTTGATAAGAGGTTCTTACTATGGGAAGCTGTTGTCAGAGTTGGCTTGGAACAG AATGGAAACTGTTAAGAAGATTGAAGTCCCATGTGGCAGTTCTGTGGTGTGTCTCAATTTGGAGGAGGATGCCCAAGTGAATAGA GACACTTCTGGCAACTCTCTGACATTTGAAGATCGCACTACTCAATTTCTTCCATCCAGCTCCAAGAGTTCCTCGCATGCCGGGCGTAGCACCTGGAAACTGGTTTAA
- the LOC104445527 gene encoding F-box protein At5g03100-like isoform X1, producing MAETSIHRKSSGDRPNRTDKTNPPLPPPLSPRDLISALPDAVIHRIFSFLPLQDVVKTSVLSKRWRPTWTTATDLVFDEEIVARRGSTLDFSSLVDSVLIQCISPTVKRFHVIRFKYEKAHRPKFDLWLRFAEGRRVEDLSLLLVPTTEPPTLYILPRFLYCWSWLVRLKVWTCCFSLGRTIRWPCLKILVIAISRLSDDILEGIFRGCPVLESLKLWGCWGVKNIMIDSTCVKELVLFGLRDSNIQTIWAPHLLSLRISGDWQPHAMLRLGDVSSLVEAKLDFSIRVLTDLPCDEMMCSHMLKETFQKLCGVTTITIGAWCFQKLSLLEMEGVPAPLSICQSLTLHVDIIQWDLLGIAYMLRISQCLEKLVICLTGLPLSMYSLDEESKESFNYDEEDFLCSRKGNFQCLAKHLKRVEITIDNFGLERLLALIKFLLGDALALEKMIIKANLNMGHGQEHVRATILSKLLVVSQNMLSYRRASRNAEVIFSHSFK from the exons ATGGCGGAGACCTCCATCCACCGCAAatcctccggcgaccggccgaatCGCACCGACAAAACAAACCCACCTCTACCTCCTCCTTTGAGCCCTAGGGATCTCATCAGCGCCTTGCCGGACGCTGTGATCCACCGCATCTTCTCGTTTCTGCCCCTCCAAGACGTCGTCAAGACCAGCGTCCTCTCCAAGCGCTGGCGGCCCACTTGGACCACCGCCACCGACTTGGTCTTCGACGAAGAGATCGTAGCCCGGCGTGGCAGTACCTTGGACTTCTCGTCCCTCGTCGACAGCGTCCTGATACAGTGCATCTCCCCCACGGTGAAGAGGTTCCACGTCATCCGCTTCAAGTACGAGAAGGCCCACCGCCCCAAGTTCGACCTCTGGCTACGCTTCGCAGAGGGGCGCCGAGTGGAGGACCTCAGCCTGCTGCTAGTGCCGACTACTGAGCCGCCGACCCTTTATATACTGCCGCGGTTCTTGTATTGCTGGAGTTGGTTGGTGCGCCTTAAAGTCTGGACGTGCTGTTTCTCGTTGGGTAGGACTATTAGGTGGCCTTGTCTTAAGATCTTGGTGATCGCAATTTCAAGGTTGAGCGATGATATCCTCGAGGGAATTTTCAGGGGATGCCCTGTTCTAGAGTCCCTTAAATTGTGGGGTTGTTGGGGCGTGAAGAACATTATGATAGATTCAACATGTGTGAAAGAGTTGGTACTCTTTGGCTTACGCGACTCTAACATTCAGACAATTTGGGCCCCGCATTTGCTGTCGCTGCGAATATCAGGGGATTGGCAACCTCATGCCATGCTAAGACTTGGCGATGTATCTTCTTTGGTGGAAGCCAAGTTAGATTTTTCGATTCGAGTTCTTACCGATTTGCCTTGTGACGAGATGATGTGCAGCCACATGTTGAAGGAAACCTTTCAGAAGCTGTGCGGAGTTACTACAATCACCATTGGGGCTTGGTGTTTTCAG AAACTTTCCCTTTTGGAGATGGAAGGAGTGCCAGCGCCATTGTCAATATGTCAGAGTCTGACGCTACATGTAGACATTATTCAGTGGGACCTTCTTGGGATAGCATACATGCTACGAATTTCACAGTGCCTGGAAAAATTAGTCATATGCCTGACTGGCCTCCCTCTATCAATG TATAGTCTTGACGAAGAATCGAAAGAAAGTTTTAACTATGATGAAGAAGATTTTTTGTGTTCACGGAAGGGGAACTTTCAATGTTTGGCGAAACATCTCAAGAGAGTTGAGATCACCATTGATAATTTTGGGTTGGAACGTCTGCTTGCCCTGATTAAGTTTCTTCTTGGTGATGCACTTGCGCTGGAGAAGATGATTATCAAGGCTAATTTGAACATGGGACATGGACAAGAACATGTTCGAGCCACTATTCTTTCGAAACTACTTGTTGTGAGCCAAAATATGCTCAGCTATCGAAGAGCTTCCAGAAATGCTGAAGTTATCTTCAGCCACTCTTTCAAATAG
- the LOC104445527 gene encoding F-box protein At5g03100-like isoform X2 → MAETSIHRKSSGDRPNRTDKTNPPLPPPLSPRDLISALPDAVIHRIFSFLPLQDVVKTSVLSKRWRPTWTTATDLVFDEEIVARRGSTLDFSSLVDSVLIQCISPTVKRFHVIRFKYEKAHRPKFDLWLRFAEGRRVEDLSLLLVPTTEPPTLYILPRFLYCWSWLVRLKVWTCCFSLGRTIRWPCLKILVIAISRLSDDILEGIFRGCPVLESLKLWGCWGVKNIMIDSTCVKELVLFGLRDSNIQTIWAPHLLSLRISGDWQPHAMLRLGDVSSLVEAKLDFSIRVLTDLPCDEMMCSHMLKETFQKLCGVTTITIGAWCFQYSLDEESKESFNYDEEDFLCSRKGNFQCLAKHLKRVEITIDNFGLERLLALIKFLLGDALALEKMIIKANLNMGHGQEHVRATILSKLLVVSQNMLSYRRASRNAEVIFSHSFK, encoded by the exons ATGGCGGAGACCTCCATCCACCGCAAatcctccggcgaccggccgaatCGCACCGACAAAACAAACCCACCTCTACCTCCTCCTTTGAGCCCTAGGGATCTCATCAGCGCCTTGCCGGACGCTGTGATCCACCGCATCTTCTCGTTTCTGCCCCTCCAAGACGTCGTCAAGACCAGCGTCCTCTCCAAGCGCTGGCGGCCCACTTGGACCACCGCCACCGACTTGGTCTTCGACGAAGAGATCGTAGCCCGGCGTGGCAGTACCTTGGACTTCTCGTCCCTCGTCGACAGCGTCCTGATACAGTGCATCTCCCCCACGGTGAAGAGGTTCCACGTCATCCGCTTCAAGTACGAGAAGGCCCACCGCCCCAAGTTCGACCTCTGGCTACGCTTCGCAGAGGGGCGCCGAGTGGAGGACCTCAGCCTGCTGCTAGTGCCGACTACTGAGCCGCCGACCCTTTATATACTGCCGCGGTTCTTGTATTGCTGGAGTTGGTTGGTGCGCCTTAAAGTCTGGACGTGCTGTTTCTCGTTGGGTAGGACTATTAGGTGGCCTTGTCTTAAGATCTTGGTGATCGCAATTTCAAGGTTGAGCGATGATATCCTCGAGGGAATTTTCAGGGGATGCCCTGTTCTAGAGTCCCTTAAATTGTGGGGTTGTTGGGGCGTGAAGAACATTATGATAGATTCAACATGTGTGAAAGAGTTGGTACTCTTTGGCTTACGCGACTCTAACATTCAGACAATTTGGGCCCCGCATTTGCTGTCGCTGCGAATATCAGGGGATTGGCAACCTCATGCCATGCTAAGACTTGGCGATGTATCTTCTTTGGTGGAAGCCAAGTTAGATTTTTCGATTCGAGTTCTTACCGATTTGCCTTGTGACGAGATGATGTGCAGCCACATGTTGAAGGAAACCTTTCAGAAGCTGTGCGGAGTTACTACAATCACCATTGGGGCTTGGTGTTTTCAG TATAGTCTTGACGAAGAATCGAAAGAAAGTTTTAACTATGATGAAGAAGATTTTTTGTGTTCACGGAAGGGGAACTTTCAATGTTTGGCGAAACATCTCAAGAGAGTTGAGATCACCATTGATAATTTTGGGTTGGAACGTCTGCTTGCCCTGATTAAGTTTCTTCTTGGTGATGCACTTGCGCTGGAGAAGATGATTATCAAGGCTAATTTGAACATGGGACATGGACAAGAACATGTTCGAGCCACTATTCTTTCGAAACTACTTGTTGTGAGCCAAAATATGCTCAGCTATCGAAGAGCTTCCAGAAATGCTGAAGTTATCTTCAGCCACTCTTTCAAATAG
- the LOC120293375 gene encoding F-box/LRR-repeat protein 25-like → MAETSIHRKPSGDRPNRTDKTNPPPPPPLSPRDLISALPDAVIHRIFSFLPLQDVVRTSVLSKRWRPTWTTATDLVFDEEIVARRRSTLDFSSLIDSVLIQCISPTVKRFHVTGFKYEKAHRPKFDLWLRFAEGRRVEELSLRLLPTTEPPTLYILPRFLYCWSWLVRLEVWTCCFSLGRTIRWPCLKILVIAISRLSDDILEGIFRGCPVLESLELWGCWGVKNIMIDSTSVKELVLRNLSDSSIQKIWAPHLLSLQISGDWQPHAMLRLSDVSSLVEAKLDFSIRVLTDLPSDEMMCSHMLKETFQKLCGVTTITIGAWCFQVQARYFLPFYKTYSC, encoded by the coding sequence ATGGCGGAGACCTCCATCCACCGCAAACCCTCCGGCGATCGGCCGAATCGCACCGACAAAACAAacccacctccacctcctcctttgAGCCCTAGGGATCTCATCAGCGCCTTGCCGGACGCGGTGATCCACCGCATCTTCTCTTTTCTGCCCCTCCAAGATGTCGTCAGGACCAGCGTCCTCTCCAAGCGCTGGCGGCCCACTTGGACCACCGCCACCGACCTGGTCTTCGATGAAGAGATTGTAGCCCGGCGTCGCAGTACCCTGGACTTCTCGTCCCTCATCGACAGCGTCCTGATACAGTGCATCTCCCCCACGGTGAAGAGGTTCCACGTCACTGGCTTCAAGTACGAGAAGGCCCACCGCCCCAAGTTCGACCTCTGGCTACGCTTCGCAGAGGGGCGCCGAGTGGAGGAGCTCAGCCTGCGGCTGTTGCCGACTACTGAGCCGCCGACGCTTTATATACTGCCGCGGTTCTTGTATTGCTGGAGTTGGTTGGTGCGCCTTGAAGTCTGGACGTGCTGTTTCTCGTTGGGTAGGACTATTAGGTGGCCTTGTCTTAAGATCTTGGTGATCGCAATTTCAAGGTTGAGCGATGATATCCTCGAGGGAATTTTCAGGGGATGCCCTGTTCTAGAGTCCCTTGAATTGTGGGGTTGTTGGGGCGTGAAGAACATTATGATAGATTCGACAAGTGTGAAAGAGTTGGTACTTCGTAACTTAAGCGACTCTAGCATTCAGAAAATTTGGGCCCCGCATTTGCTGTCGCTGCAAATATCAGGGGATTGGCAACCTCATGCCATGTTAAGACTTAGCGATGTATCTTCTTTGGTGGAAGCCAAGTTAGATTTTTCGATTCGAGTTCTTACCGATTTGCCTAGTGATGAGATGATGTGCAGCCACATGTTGAAGGAAACCTTTCAGAAGCTGTGCGGAGTTACTACAATCACCATTGGGGCTTGGTGTTTTCAGGTACAAGCTCGATattttttaccattttataAGACGTACTCGTGTTGA